A genome region from Anaerolineae bacterium includes the following:
- a CDS encoding sugar kinase, with amino-acid sequence MPTVVTFGEAMIRLSPPDFRRIEQATSFDLTAGGAELNVAVGLARLGVDSAWVSRLPDNALGRLCRNRARELGVDTSHILWSKDDRMGLYFVEFGAAPRASSVLYDRAGSAISRISPSEVDWASVLDGARWFHTSGITPALSDGAAQVAQEAIMAAKQASCTVSYDLNYRARLWSQEKARQVQSPLMQNVDVLFTTEEDTERVFGIKAENYQKVAELLSEQFGFQAVVITLREDISVWRNRWSAFVYQEGQHYLGPTYELEIVDRVGGGDSCSAGFIYKSLSGAGPQEAINFAVAFSALKHSIPGDFNLASEEEANRLLAGGGLRISR; translated from the coding sequence ATGCCAACGGTCGTTACATTCGGTGAAGCGATGATCCGTCTCTCCCCGCCCGACTTTCGCCGCATCGAGCAGGCCACCTCGTTCGACCTCACCGCCGGAGGCGCTGAGCTCAACGTGGCCGTGGGCCTGGCCCGGCTCGGCGTAGATTCCGCTTGGGTCAGCCGGCTGCCCGACAACGCCCTGGGGCGGCTCTGTCGCAACCGAGCTCGGGAACTGGGAGTCGACACCTCCCACATCCTATGGTCCAAGGACGACCGCATGGGGCTGTATTTCGTGGAGTTCGGTGCCGCTCCGCGCGCTAGTTCCGTGCTCTACGACCGGGCCGGGTCGGCGATCAGCCGCATCTCGCCCAGCGAAGTGGATTGGGCCAGCGTGCTCGACGGCGCCCGCTGGTTCCATACCAGTGGCATCACTCCTGCCCTGTCGGACGGGGCTGCTCAGGTCGCTCAGGAGGCCATCATGGCCGCCAAGCAGGCGAGCTGCACCGTGTCCTACGACCTCAACTACAGGGCCCGCCTTTGGTCGCAGGAGAAGGCGCGCCAGGTGCAGTCGCCCCTCATGCAGAATGTGGACGTCCTGTTCACCACGGAGGAAGACACCGAACGCGTCTTCGGCATCAAGGCGGAGAACTACCAGAAGGTGGCTGAGCTTCTGTCCGAGCAGTTCGGCTTCCAGGCGGTGGTCATCACCCTTCGCGAGGACATCTCCGTCTGGCGCAATCGCTGGTCGGCCTTCGTCTACCAGGAAGGCCAGCACTACCTCGGCCCCACCTACGAACTCGAAATCGTGGACCGTGTCGGCGGGGGCGACTCGTGCAGCGCCGGCTTCATCTACAAGTCTCTCTCGGGCGCCGGCCCTCAGGAAGCCATCAACTTCGCCGTCGCCTTCTCCGCCCTCAAGCACAGCATCCCGGGCGACTTCAACCTCGCCTCCGAGGAAGAGGCCAACCGCCTCCTCGCCGGCGGCGGCCTGCGCATCTCTCGCTGA
- a CDS encoding aconitate hydratase, with protein MSRTLAHKVIAEHLVEGSMEPGQEIALRMDQTLTQDATGTMTYLELEAMGVDRVKTELSVSYVDHNMLQSDFRNADDHRYLQSVAARYGVVFSRPGNGICHQVHLERFARPGRTLLGADSHTPTAGGIGSLAIGAGGLDVAMAMAGEPFRLEMPRVLGVKLVGELPPWVSAKDIIIELQRRLTVKGGVGRILEYFGPGVATLSVPQRATITNMGAELGATSSLFPSDERTREFLRAQAREEQWVPLAADEGAQYDEVVEVDLSALVPQVSCPSSPDKVQPVTALTGVKLAQVCIGSCTNSSLRDLMTVAAILKGRTVHPEVSLTISPGSRQVLTLLARNGALADMVAAGARVLESGCGPCIGMGQAPPTGGASLRSFNRNFPGRSGTPDDQVYLASPEVCAASALVGHIADPRELGRPPEVREPDLYFTDDALIVFPPERGEGIEIIRGPNIRPLPEMQPLPDTIEGPVLLKVGDNITTDHIMPAGAQVLPLRSNVPAISEFTFTRVDPNFPARARQAGSGFVIGGANYGQGSSREHAAIAPRYLGVQAVIASSFARIHAANLVNFGVLPLEFVNAEDWRYVAQGDVLRLAGLRTSLAQGEELTLENLSQDRRIQVRHHLSPRQVEVVLAGGLLNYSREARN; from the coding sequence TTGTCGCGTACGTTGGCGCACAAGGTCATCGCCGAACACTTGGTCGAAGGCTCGATGGAGCCAGGGCAGGAGATCGCTCTGCGGATGGACCAGACGCTCACCCAAGACGCTACCGGTACCATGACCTACCTGGAACTGGAGGCCATGGGCGTGGACCGGGTGAAGACCGAGCTATCGGTGTCTTACGTGGACCACAACATGCTGCAGAGCGACTTCCGCAATGCTGATGACCACCGCTATCTGCAGAGCGTGGCGGCCCGCTACGGGGTAGTGTTCTCCCGGCCGGGAAACGGCATCTGCCATCAGGTACACCTGGAGCGCTTCGCCCGCCCTGGGCGCACCCTCCTCGGTGCGGACTCGCACACTCCCACGGCCGGCGGCATCGGCTCCCTGGCCATTGGGGCCGGTGGCCTGGACGTGGCAATGGCTATGGCCGGGGAGCCTTTCCGGTTGGAGATGCCTCGGGTGCTGGGGGTCAAGTTGGTGGGCGAGTTGCCGCCGTGGGTGAGCGCCAAGGATATCATCATTGAGCTCCAGCGCCGACTCACGGTCAAGGGGGGAGTGGGACGGATCCTGGAGTACTTTGGTCCCGGCGTGGCGACGTTGTCCGTGCCCCAGCGTGCGACCATCACCAATATGGGCGCGGAGCTGGGGGCCACCAGTAGCCTGTTCCCCAGCGACGAGCGGACGCGGGAGTTCCTACGCGCTCAGGCCCGCGAGGAGCAGTGGGTGCCCCTCGCGGCCGACGAGGGAGCGCAGTATGATGAGGTAGTGGAGGTAGACCTTAGTGCCCTGGTGCCACAGGTCTCCTGCCCGTCGAGCCCCGACAAGGTGCAACCGGTCACGGCCTTGACGGGGGTGAAGCTGGCCCAGGTCTGTATTGGCAGCTGTACCAACAGCTCCCTGCGCGATCTCATGACGGTGGCCGCCATCCTCAAGGGGCGCACTGTGCACCCCGAGGTCAGCCTGACCATTAGCCCGGGATCGCGCCAGGTGCTCACCCTGCTGGCGCGCAACGGCGCCCTGGCGGACATGGTGGCGGCGGGCGCGCGGGTGCTGGAATCGGGGTGCGGCCCCTGCATCGGGATGGGCCAGGCTCCTCCGACGGGAGGGGCGTCGCTCAGAAGCTTCAACCGCAACTTCCCCGGCCGCTCGGGGACTCCCGATGACCAGGTGTACCTGGCCAGCCCGGAAGTCTGCGCCGCTTCCGCCCTGGTCGGCCACATCGCCGACCCCCGCGAGTTGGGCAGACCCCCTGAAGTCCGGGAGCCGGATCTGTATTTCACCGATGATGCCCTCATCGTGTTTCCTCCCGAGCGGGGCGAAGGGATAGAGATCATCCGTGGCCCCAACATCCGTCCGTTGCCGGAGATGCAACCGCTGCCGGACACTATCGAGGGGCCGGTGCTGCTCAAGGTGGGGGACAACATCACCACCGACCACATCATGCCCGCGGGAGCACAGGTGTTGCCTCTGCGGTCGAATGTTCCGGCGATAAGCGAGTTCACCTTCACTCGGGTGGACCCAAACTTCCCGGCGCGGGCGCGCCAGGCGGGGAGCGGGTTTGTAATTGGAGGGGCCAACTACGGCCAGGGGTCGAGCCGAGAGCACGCCGCCATCGCTCCGCGCTACCTGGGGGTGCAGGCGGTCATCGCCTCGTCGTTCGCTCGCATTCACGCGGCCAACCTGGTTAACTTCGGCGTACTTCCGCTGGAGTTCGTCAACGCCGAGGACTGGCGATACGTGGCACAGGGCGACGTTCTCAGGCTGGCCGGGTTGAGGACGTCCCTGGCGCAGGGAGAAGAGCTGACGTTGGAGAACCTGAGCCAGGACCGCCGGATCCAAGTGCGGCATCACCTGTCACCGCGGCAGGTGGAGGTGGTTCTGGCCGGCGGGCTCCTCAACTACTCCCGGGAGGCGCGCAACTAG
- a CDS encoding sugar phosphate isomerase/epimerase → MKLVMFSKHLAPLSIEEAARRAGELGFDGLDLTVRPGGHIEPPDALEALPRAVDLVRGMGYDIPMITTGITSADDPHADDIFQAAGESGIRDLKLGYWPYRGFGNMRRQIEEARELLDGIAPLAEKHGVRANLHSHSGNFLTADAAVVWQLLLGRDPDVVGAYIDPGHMTVEGGVAGWKMGMDLLTPWINLVAIKSMAWVHQYDEEMGQEKWQTKLVPLPEGLVPWREFFGYLHDIGYDGTISLHSEYQGPHSWRDLSLEELLAQTKEDLAFIKQVIADTFHQE, encoded by the coding sequence ATGAAACTAGTGATGTTCTCGAAGCACCTCGCGCCTCTCTCCATCGAGGAAGCGGCCAGACGGGCGGGCGAGCTGGGGTTCGACGGCCTGGATCTGACCGTGCGTCCCGGCGGCCACATCGAGCCTCCCGACGCCCTGGAGGCCCTGCCCCGGGCAGTGGACCTAGTCCGGGGAATGGGCTACGACATACCCATGATCACCACCGGCATCACTAGCGCCGACGATCCCCATGCCGACGACATCTTCCAGGCCGCCGGGGAGTCGGGGATACGAGACCTGAAGCTGGGGTACTGGCCCTACCGGGGCTTCGGCAACATGCGCCGCCAGATCGAGGAGGCCCGCGAGTTGCTCGACGGCATCGCCCCTCTGGCTGAGAAGCACGGAGTGCGGGCCAACCTGCACTCGCACTCTGGCAACTTCCTTACGGCCGATGCCGCCGTGGTCTGGCAGCTCCTCCTCGGGCGCGACCCCGACGTAGTGGGTGCGTACATAGACCCCGGACACATGACCGTGGAGGGCGGAGTAGCCGGCTGGAAGATGGGGATGGACCTGCTCACTCCCTGGATCAACCTCGTGGCCATCAAGAGCATGGCCTGGGTGCACCAGTATGACGAGGAGATGGGACAAGAGAAGTGGCAAACCAAGCTGGTGCCGCTTCCTGAGGGCCTCGTCCCCTGGCGCGAGTTCTTCGGCTACCTGCACGACATCGGCTACGACGGGACCATTTCCCTCCACAGCGAGTACCAGGGCCCCCATTCCTGGCGCGACCTTTCGCTGGAAGAGCTACTGGCCCAGACGAAGGAGGACCTGGCCTTCATCAAACAAGTGATAGCAGACACGTTCCACCAGGAGTGA
- a CDS encoding carbon-nitrogen hydrolase family protein gives MSLVLACGQFSPSAGDIAANVATMLDQMQQAAGSGAALIVFPELALTGYLPPEEVTPLAVAPVGPEMAPLRQAAERLGVAVALGFPELAPDGIRYNSMAYISGSGDVAYVYRKTHLWDTEKQWATPGSTVGTFEAAGVRAGMWICYDTRFPEVGRLVAVNGGTLALVATAWLGPADEWELAVRARALDNGLYVVASALQGQHASYRFNGSSLIVDPHGNVLGRIPEGRQAIVTAGYDPAVVQGFRARLPLLAHRRLDAYAPLGKAADW, from the coding sequence ATGTCATTGGTGCTGGCGTGCGGGCAGTTCTCGCCCTCGGCGGGCGACATAGCCGCTAATGTGGCCACCATGCTCGATCAAATGCAGCAGGCAGCCGGAAGCGGCGCTGCTCTCATAGTCTTCCCCGAGCTGGCCCTCACCGGCTATCTGCCGCCGGAGGAGGTGACCCCCCTGGCGGTGGCACCTGTGGGGCCAGAGATGGCACCTTTGAGGCAGGCGGCCGAGCGCCTCGGAGTGGCAGTCGCTTTGGGCTTTCCTGAACTCGCCCCTGACGGCATCCGATACAATAGCATGGCTTACATCTCGGGCTCGGGCGACGTTGCTTATGTCTATCGGAAGACCCATCTGTGGGACACAGAGAAGCAGTGGGCAACTCCGGGGAGCACAGTTGGCACGTTCGAAGCCGCCGGTGTACGGGCCGGGATGTGGATCTGCTACGACACCCGCTTCCCCGAGGTCGGGCGGCTGGTGGCCGTGAACGGGGGAACGCTGGCCCTGGTAGCCACCGCCTGGCTGGGGCCGGCAGACGAGTGGGAGCTGGCGGTGCGGGCTCGGGCCCTGGACAATGGCCTCTACGTCGTAGCTAGCGCCCTTCAGGGCCAGCACGCATCCTACCGGTTCAACGGCTCTAGCCTGATCGTGGACCCTCATGGCAACGTGTTGGGCCGTATCCCCGAGGGTCGGCAGGCGATTGTCACCGCCGGATACGACCCGGCGGTAGTCCAGGGCTTCCGAGCACGGCTGCCCCTGCTCGCTCATCGCCGTCTGGACGCTTACGCGCCTCTGGGAAAGGCCGCAGATTGGTGA
- the eda gene encoding bifunctional 4-hydroxy-2-oxoglutarate aldolase/2-dehydro-3-deoxy-phosphogluconate aldolase translates to MDKRSIARRIEDAGVVAVVRLSQARELAQVADAIRAGGVDIIEFTFTTPGALQIIEQSASRFGDEVLLGAGTVLDPETARSAILAGAQFVVSPTTDFRTIELCHRYGKVVIPGAFSPTEILAAWQAGADFVKVFPAGVLGPGYLRDVLAPLPQVRLVPTGGVGKANAADYIRAGAAALAVGSDLVNNKLVAAGDFAQLTANARALTEAVRAARSG, encoded by the coding sequence ATGGACAAGCGTAGCATTGCCCGGCGCATCGAGGATGCCGGCGTCGTCGCCGTGGTGCGCCTATCTCAGGCCCGCGAACTGGCCCAGGTAGCCGATGCCATCCGCGCCGGCGGGGTTGACATCATCGAGTTTACCTTCACCACCCCCGGGGCCCTGCAGATCATCGAGCAGTCCGCCTCACGGTTTGGCGATGAGGTGCTGCTGGGCGCAGGAACGGTTCTGGACCCAGAGACGGCCAGATCAGCCATACTGGCGGGGGCCCAGTTCGTGGTCTCACCCACGACTGATTTCCGCACCATCGAGCTCTGCCACCGGTACGGCAAGGTGGTCATACCAGGGGCGTTCAGCCCCACGGAGATACTGGCCGCCTGGCAGGCCGGCGCCGACTTCGTCAAGGTCTTCCCGGCCGGCGTCTTGGGGCCCGGTTACCTGAGGGACGTGCTGGCGCCTCTGCCTCAGGTGAGGCTGGTGCCGACCGGCGGAGTGGGAAAGGCTAACGCCGCCGACTACATCCGGGCCGGCGCGGCCGCTTTGGCCGTCGGCAGCGATCTGGTCAACAACAAACTGGTGGCCGCGGGCGACTTCGCCCAGCTCACTGCCAACGCTCGCGCCCTGACCGAGGCGGTCCGAGCGGCACGGTCCGGTTGA
- a CDS encoding C_GCAxxG_C_C family protein, whose product MLAVGEHVFGEVPGAVLRAANGFRGGVGSSRQEMCGALSGGVMVLGLMHGRESAAQDDQAAAEVVRRWRETFLAHFRYTQCEPIYRLVREPAGPGTCAVVAGEAAGLLVRLIEGESASMI is encoded by the coding sequence CTGCTCGCGGTCGGCGAGCACGTCTTCGGCGAGGTCCCCGGGGCGGTACTCCGGGCGGCCAACGGCTTCCGCGGCGGCGTGGGGTCCTCTCGCCAGGAGATGTGCGGCGCGCTCTCCGGCGGGGTGATGGTACTGGGCCTGATGCACGGTCGGGAGAGTGCCGCCCAGGACGATCAAGCCGCGGCCGAGGTAGTTCGGCGGTGGCGGGAGACGTTCCTAGCCCACTTCCGCTACACCCAGTGCGAGCCCATCTACCGTCTGGTGCGTGAACCGGCGGGTCCGGGAACCTGCGCCGTCGTCGCGGGCGAGGCTGCCGGGCTCCTGGTCCGGCTGATCGAGGGCGAGTCTGCCAGCATGATATGA
- a CDS encoding carbon-nitrogen hydrolase family protein, protein MARYVTVSSVSHRPVPAVEDMEARLEQAAALATRAARMGADIIAFPEIYPHLGAPADAWPELAETVPGPTTSHMAELARHHGVYLIWPLVQKEDGRVYNSAVLLDRQGEVAGIYHKMFPTIGEIEAGIAPGISAPVFQTDFGRIGMAICFDLNFRPIMEGLARAGAEVIFFCSMYRGGLQLRSWALELGTYLVSAVAGELGQIVDMGGAVLAEATYEAVCLARINLDRRLLHMDYNWDKMDAMLEKYGPGVAFQYYTREAKYTVASEMEDKTVDDLIREFELEEQEHYFLRALCAREEALRRR, encoded by the coding sequence ATGGCCCGCTACGTGACCGTCAGCAGTGTCTCCCATCGCCCCGTGCCTGCCGTCGAGGACATGGAGGCCCGCCTGGAGCAGGCAGCCGCTCTGGCTACCCGAGCCGCGCGCATGGGCGCCGACATCATTGCCTTCCCCGAGATCTACCCTCACCTCGGCGCCCCTGCGGATGCCTGGCCGGAGCTGGCCGAGACCGTCCCTGGTCCCACAACCTCCCACATGGCCGAGCTTGCCCGTCACCACGGCGTCTACCTCATCTGGCCCCTAGTCCAGAAGGAGGACGGACGCGTGTACAATTCGGCCGTCCTTCTGGACCGACAGGGCGAAGTGGCTGGCATCTACCACAAGATGTTTCCCACTATCGGCGAGATCGAAGCCGGGATCGCCCCCGGAATCTCAGCCCCGGTGTTCCAGACCGACTTCGGCCGGATCGGGATGGCCATCTGCTTCGACCTCAACTTTCGCCCGATAATGGAGGGCCTGGCCCGGGCCGGGGCGGAGGTCATCTTCTTCTGCTCCATGTACCGAGGCGGGCTGCAGTTGCGATCCTGGGCTCTGGAGCTGGGGACGTATCTGGTTTCCGCCGTGGCCGGCGAGTTGGGTCAGATAGTGGACATGGGCGGGGCAGTGCTCGCCGAGGCTACTTACGAGGCAGTCTGTCTGGCCCGCATCAACCTCGACCGGCGGTTGCTGCACATGGACTACAACTGGGACAAGATGGACGCCATGCTAGAGAAGTACGGGCCCGGCGTCGCCTTCCAGTACTACACTCGTGAGGCCAAGTACACCGTCGCCTCCGAGATGGAGGACAAGACGGTGGACGACCTGATCCGCGAGTTCGAGCTCGAGGAGCAGGAGCACTACTTCCTGCGCGCCCTCTGCGCCCGGGAAGAGGCTCTCCGGCGGAGGTGA